From one Ochrobactrum vermis genomic stretch:
- the cydD gene encoding thiol reductant ABC exporter subunit CydD — protein MTSVVPRTETVTAEDGEAAGDQQKSRRSQRRPVPSLLTRGAYFQALAALLWLPQAGILAYAIGRLADTGFDDSIYYSAAGIFILGCLRSLLDGAGAAKAFDAARQELSRLRTDAVSALAQRSPLDVTRPSSGEAASILAEQAEMVVPYLSRFVPVRIRLMLVPMAILAVVLWYSWAAALVLMVAAPLIPIFMALIGWRAKAASEKQLTALGGMNGFLLDRLRGLATIRTFHAVDATAKRLRDNAETLRSKTMSVLRIAFLSSAVLELFAAIGVAMVAVYIGFHLLGQLNFGAWGHQLTLAEGLFVLLLSPAFFEPLRDLSAVWHDRSAGEASIDALEKLAEHPMPVVGKSESQTAIGRAPTVALCDIDFGYGTGAKVLSDFNLNIQAGEHVALLAPSGYGKSTVLALIAGLTAPQTGQIEIGDVGLTDDTAAALRARMSWIGQKPHIFAGSARQNVTLGRQAGVEATKAIIDDMALGHVLGVTDNSLIGENGAGISGGEALRLALSRAAVDPGADIILADEPTAHLDQETATIIADSLLKLAKGKTLIVATHDETLARRMDRIVRLDGSADNDPVWQKRAAE, from the coding sequence GTGACATCCGTTGTCCCCCGAACGGAAACAGTGACGGCAGAAGACGGCGAAGCGGCAGGCGACCAACAAAAGTCGCGTCGCTCGCAACGTCGTCCTGTTCCGTCCTTGCTGACGCGGGGGGCATATTTTCAGGCACTAGCCGCACTTCTCTGGCTACCGCAAGCGGGCATTCTCGCTTATGCCATCGGACGGCTGGCTGATACCGGCTTTGATGACTCTATCTATTACAGCGCGGCAGGCATTTTCATTCTCGGATGCCTGCGCAGCCTCCTTGACGGTGCAGGCGCGGCAAAAGCTTTCGACGCTGCCCGACAGGAACTTTCGCGACTTCGAACCGACGCTGTTTCGGCGCTTGCGCAACGTTCGCCGCTCGATGTGACACGTCCGTCATCCGGCGAGGCCGCAAGCATTCTCGCCGAACAGGCGGAAATGGTCGTTCCCTATCTTTCCCGTTTCGTGCCGGTGCGCATTCGCCTGATGCTGGTGCCGATGGCAATACTTGCGGTGGTTCTCTGGTATTCCTGGGCTGCCGCGCTTGTCCTGATGGTTGCAGCGCCGCTGATACCGATCTTCATGGCGCTGATCGGCTGGCGCGCAAAGGCTGCCAGCGAAAAGCAGCTGACCGCCCTTGGTGGCATGAACGGCTTTCTGCTCGACCGTCTGCGTGGCCTTGCAACCATCCGCACATTTCATGCCGTGGACGCGACTGCGAAGCGGTTGCGCGACAATGCCGAAACCTTGCGTTCAAAGACGATGTCTGTCCTGCGCATCGCCTTTCTATCTTCAGCAGTGCTTGAGCTTTTTGCGGCCATCGGCGTTGCCATGGTTGCTGTCTATATCGGCTTCCATCTGCTGGGACAGCTCAACTTCGGAGCATGGGGCCACCAGCTGACATTGGCGGAGGGGCTTTTCGTCCTGCTTCTGTCTCCCGCATTCTTTGAACCGTTGCGCGATCTTTCAGCCGTCTGGCACGACCGTTCGGCAGGCGAAGCCTCAATCGATGCCCTCGAAAAACTGGCTGAACATCCCATGCCGGTCGTCGGGAAGAGTGAAAGTCAAACCGCAATTGGCAGGGCGCCTACAGTTGCTCTTTGCGATATCGACTTTGGTTATGGGACCGGAGCCAAGGTTCTCAGCGACTTCAACCTCAATATCCAGGCGGGCGAACATGTAGCGCTACTGGCTCCAAGCGGATACGGCAAATCGACTGTTCTGGCGCTTATTGCCGGGCTGACGGCCCCACAAACTGGCCAGATCGAAATCGGAGATGTCGGGCTGACCGATGACACAGCAGCCGCGCTTCGCGCGAGGATGAGCTGGATCGGTCAGAAGCCACATATCTTCGCCGGTTCGGCCCGGCAGAACGTCACGCTTGGTCGGCAAGCCGGAGTGGAAGCCACAAAAGCCATCATCGATGACATGGCGCTCGGCCATGTTCTGGGTGTCACCGACAACAGCCTGATTGGCGAGAATGGGGCCGGAATTTCGGGAGGCGAGGCCCTGCGGCTGGCGCTTTCCCGCGCGGCTGTCGATCCGGGTGCTGATATCATTCTGGCCGATGAACCCACTGCTCATCTTGACCAGGAAACGGCAACGATCATTGCCGATAGTCTCCTCAAGCTCGCCAAAGGCAAGACTCTGATCGTTGCAACCCATGACGAAACCCTTGCCCGTAGGATGGATCGCATCGTCCGTCTGGATGGCAGCGCCGATAACGATCCAGTCTGGCAGAAGAGGGCAGCAGAATGA
- a CDS encoding monovalent cation/H+ antiporter subunit D, translating into MDWKMHLIVAPIVLPLVTAAILLLFDERKRKLKMAINSVSTLALIAIAITLAGMASEKAPDALVYLIGNWPAPFGIVLVLDRLAALMLVLTSVLGMASLSFALAHWHKASPHFHTIFQLLLMGLNGAFLTGDLFNLFVFFEVMLAASYGLALHGSGPARVKAGMHYIAVNLVASSLFLIGVSLIYGVTGTLNMADLAQRIPQVAPEDRMLLEAGAAVLGVAFLVKAGMWPLNFWLAPTYTAAAAPVAAVFAIMSKVGIYVLLRLSPLMFGIGAGSSYGFGNDWLYFGGMVTLAFGLIGVVASQAMGRLASYSILVSSGTLLAAIGSGNTAMTGAALFYMVSSTLTIAAFFLLIELIERGQDAAANVLAVTMEAYGDDEEEEDEDEIGTVLPATLAVLGTCFAICAILLIGLPPFSGFIAKFLILAAVFNGDGTTPQLAMPVSPASWALVVLLLLSGLSALIAMTRTGIRTFWASLEGNVPRVLVREVVPIAGLLAICLALTIAAGPAMRYMDETARALHNPASYISSVLNAPRAGPETEEAQ; encoded by the coding sequence TTGGACTGGAAAATGCACCTCATCGTCGCTCCGATTGTCCTGCCGCTCGTCACGGCAGCAATCCTGCTGCTGTTCGATGAACGCAAGCGCAAGCTCAAGATGGCCATCAACTCCGTCTCGACGCTGGCGCTGATCGCGATTGCCATCACGCTTGCGGGCATGGCGAGCGAAAAAGCGCCTGACGCTCTGGTTTACCTGATCGGCAACTGGCCTGCGCCATTCGGCATCGTGCTGGTTCTGGATCGTCTGGCTGCCCTTATGCTTGTTCTGACCAGCGTGCTCGGCATGGCTTCTCTCAGCTTTGCGCTTGCCCACTGGCACAAGGCCAGTCCGCATTTTCATACGATTTTCCAGCTTTTGCTGATGGGGCTGAACGGCGCTTTTCTGACCGGCGATCTGTTCAACCTCTTCGTCTTCTTCGAAGTTATGCTGGCGGCCTCCTACGGCCTGGCGCTGCATGGCTCCGGTCCGGCGCGCGTAAAGGCCGGCATGCATTATATTGCCGTCAATCTGGTTGCATCGTCGCTGTTTTTGATCGGCGTCAGCCTGATCTATGGTGTGACCGGCACATTGAACATGGCCGACCTTGCACAGAGGATTCCGCAGGTAGCACCCGAGGACCGTATGTTGCTTGAAGCGGGCGCGGCCGTTCTTGGCGTCGCATTCCTTGTGAAGGCAGGTATGTGGCCGCTCAATTTCTGGCTCGCGCCGACCTATACGGCAGCGGCAGCACCGGTGGCGGCTGTTTTCGCCATCATGAGCAAGGTCGGTATTTACGTCCTTCTGCGCCTGTCGCCGCTGATGTTCGGTATCGGTGCCGGTTCCTCCTATGGCTTCGGTAATGACTGGCTCTATTTTGGTGGAATGGTCACGCTTGCCTTCGGTTTGATCGGTGTCGTTGCGTCGCAGGCAATGGGACGGCTCGCCAGTTACAGCATCCTCGTGTCCTCCGGTACGTTGCTGGCTGCAATCGGCAGCGGGAACACGGCCATGACCGGCGCCGCGCTGTTCTATATGGTCAGTTCAACACTCACCATCGCAGCGTTTTTCCTGCTGATCGAACTGATCGAGCGCGGCCAGGACGCGGCTGCCAACGTTCTTGCCGTTACCATGGAAGCCTATGGTGACGATGAGGAGGAAGAAGACGAGGACGAAATCGGGACTGTGCTGCCTGCGACTCTCGCCGTCCTCGGCACATGTTTCGCCATTTGCGCAATATTGCTGATCGGCCTGCCGCCATTCTCGGGTTTCATTGCCAAGTTCCTGATCCTCGCCGCCGTTTTCAACGGCGACGGTACGACGCCGCAGCTCGCAATGCCTGTCAGCCCGGCAAGCTGGGCGTTGGTCGTGCTTCTTCTGCTGTCCGGTCTTTCAGCGCTGATCGCGATGACACGTACCGGCATTCGCACATTTTGGGCTTCGCTCGAGGGCAATGTGCCACGCGTTCTGGTGCGCGAAGTCGTGCCGATTGCAGGCCTTCTGGCGATCTGTCTGGCCCTGACGATCGCAGCCGGTCCGGCGATGCGATATATGGATGAAACCGCACGCGCACTGCACAATCCGGCGTCCTATATCAGCAGCGTACTCAACGCGCCGCGCGCGGGCCCCGAAACGGAGGAGGCACAGTGA
- a CDS encoding K+/H+ antiporter subunit F — MSAVIIFWSLLAAQLMLLGAMGCAVYRLVIGPRAQDRILATDALYLNALLLLITFGIRTGSIIYFEAALIIALLGFVATVALSKFLMRGEVIE; from the coding sequence ATGAGCGCAGTCATCATCTTCTGGTCCCTGCTTGCCGCTCAACTGATGCTTCTCGGCGCCATGGGTTGCGCGGTCTACAGGCTTGTGATCGGCCCGCGCGCGCAGGATCGTATTCTCGCGACCGATGCGCTTTATCTTAACGCGCTCCTGCTCCTGATCACGTTCGGCATACGCACGGGCAGCATCATCTATTTCGAAGCCGCGCTGATTATCGCTCTTCTCGGTTTCGTCGCCACTGTTGCGCTTTCGAAGTTCCTCATGCGCGGAGAGGTGATCGAATGA
- a CDS encoding Na+/H+ antiporter subunit E has product MKKILPYPLLFVSLLLFWLLLNGFTRAQLLLGAIIALIACLVMTALQPQKNHIRSLPTMLWLFGAMSYDILQSNITVASIILSRKRKRRPGFVVIQLDLENRTALAVLACIITATPGTAWVDYNAARRELTIHVLDLDDAQAWRDTIKGRYEQPLIKIFGAADIVEEEKSA; this is encoded by the coding sequence GTGAAGAAAATCCTGCCTTACCCACTTCTTTTCGTCTCGCTGCTTCTGTTCTGGTTGCTTTTGAACGGCTTCACACGGGCGCAGCTTCTGCTTGGGGCAATTATTGCGCTGATTGCATGTCTGGTCATGACCGCCTTGCAGCCGCAGAAGAACCATATCCGTTCGCTCCCGACGATGCTCTGGCTGTTTGGAGCCATGAGCTATGACATCCTGCAATCGAACATCACGGTTGCGAGCATTATTTTGTCGCGCAAACGCAAGCGCCGTCCGGGCTTCGTCGTTATTCAGCTTGATCTAGAGAACCGGACTGCGCTGGCTGTCCTCGCCTGCATAATCACTGCGACTCCGGGTACGGCCTGGGTGGATTATAACGCCGCCAGACGTGAACTGACTATCCATGTGCTCGATCTGGATGACGCGCAGGCGTGGCGCGATACGATCAAGGGAAGGTACGAGCAGCCGCTTATCAAGATATTCGGCGCCGCAGACATCGTGGAAGAGGAGAAATCCGCATGA
- the mnhG gene encoding monovalent cation/H(+) antiporter subunit G: MINASELPVWAAVVISFFLVAGAFLTLVGCIGLVRFKSFYERVHAPTLGSSFGAGGILIASIIFFSILQSKPILHEVLITVFVVVTTPVTLMLLSRAVIHRDRTQDSKELPSSSDPL, encoded by the coding sequence ATGATCAACGCTAGTGAACTTCCCGTATGGGCCGCTGTCGTCATTTCATTCTTTCTGGTCGCCGGTGCGTTCCTGACACTTGTCGGATGCATCGGACTGGTTCGCTTCAAAAGCTTTTACGAACGTGTTCATGCCCCCACGCTTGGCTCTTCATTCGGGGCCGGAGGAATCTTGATCGCGTCGATCATATTTTTCTCCATCTTGCAATCGAAGCCGATTCTGCATGAAGTGCTCATTACCGTCTTTGTGGTTGTCACGACGCCGGTAACGCTCATGCTGCTCAGCCGCGCCGTGATCCATCGCGACAGAACGCAGGACAGCAAGGAGCTGCCTTCATCTTCCGACCCGCTATAG
- a CDS encoding Na+/H+ antiporter subunit C, which yields MELVLALAIGVLMASGVWLILRPRTFQVAIGLSLVSYAVNLFIFSMGRLRTNAAPVLDSGVEVQAAQYTDPVPQALVLTAIVIGFAMTALFLVVLLASRGLTRTDHVDGKEN from the coding sequence ATGGAACTCGTTCTTGCTCTGGCAATCGGCGTATTGATGGCATCCGGCGTGTGGCTCATTCTTCGCCCACGTACCTTCCAGGTGGCAATCGGCCTTTCATTGGTTTCCTACGCAGTCAATCTCTTCATCTTTTCGATGGGGCGTCTGCGCACGAATGCGGCTCCGGTACTTGATAGCGGCGTTGAGGTTCAGGCCGCGCAATATACCGATCCGGTGCCGCAGGCGCTCGTTCTGACTGCCATCGTCATCGGCTTCGCAATGACCGCACTTTTCCTTGTCGTGCTGCTCGCCTCGCGCGGGTTGACGCGTACGGACCACGTAGACGGCAAGGAGAACTGA
- the cydC gene encoding thiol reductant ABC exporter subunit CydC yields MNGFQSLQPILRLFFRTKGTALLAGIATATVTVLAGIALLGLSGWFITATAIAGLSMATAVVFDVFAPAAGIRLLAILRTGSRYLERLVTHDATLAILAALREKLFRSWARATAANTLLKRPARLLFRLTADIDALDSLYLRVVVPVGAALATALVAGIALGLMSPLFGLLVAFVLLVAGLGIPLAAARRSEKSMRQRAKGTEALRARTVDLVAGQTELLMAGRLENQQLAIARADGYVAASDRKLNRIEIVTGVGFGIVHAALLAGGLVAVGTLMKTGMIGAPVAALGMLIILGAMEPFSALRRGAMELGRTILAAKRVAPQLKDSAELTPLQRPENGAAIQLKNVSVRHDGADHDALKNIDLDIAAGERVAVVGTSGAGKSTLFNLLAGEIPADEGSVAVLPARLLTQRTELFQDSLRDNLRLAHIDAKDQELMDALQAAGLGSFIGELPAGLGSMLGEGGLGLSGGQARRLALARLFLTDVPLWLLDEPTEGLDAATAQDVLERLKVKTGSRTLLIATHIRREAQICERIIVLNQGALVESIDRSSPRFGEILETMR; encoded by the coding sequence ATGAACGGTTTCCAGTCACTGCAGCCGATCCTGCGCCTCTTTTTCCGGACCAAGGGAACAGCACTGCTTGCCGGTATCGCGACAGCAACCGTAACCGTTCTTGCCGGTATTGCACTGCTCGGCCTGTCCGGCTGGTTCATAACGGCAACGGCAATCGCAGGCTTGAGCATGGCTACGGCGGTTGTGTTCGATGTGTTCGCGCCTGCCGCCGGTATTCGTCTGCTTGCTATCCTGCGCACCGGCTCGCGTTATCTAGAACGGCTCGTCACCCATGATGCAACGCTTGCGATACTTGCCGCACTCCGTGAAAAGCTGTTCCGTAGCTGGGCGCGCGCCACCGCTGCAAATACACTTCTGAAACGCCCGGCGCGTCTGCTGTTTCGCCTGACCGCAGATATTGATGCGCTCGACTCTCTTTATCTGCGCGTGGTGGTGCCTGTCGGTGCCGCGCTTGCCACCGCGCTTGTGGCCGGCATCGCTCTCGGCTTGATGAGCCCGCTTTTCGGACTACTGGTGGCCTTTGTCCTGCTTGTCGCAGGGCTTGGCATTCCACTGGCTGCGGCTAGACGTTCTGAAAAATCCATGCGGCAGCGCGCAAAAGGTACGGAAGCGCTGCGTGCCCGCACCGTCGATCTGGTTGCCGGGCAAACCGAACTTCTTATGGCGGGACGCCTCGAAAACCAGCAGCTGGCAATCGCCCGCGCGGATGGCTATGTCGCCGCATCGGATCGTAAGCTGAACCGCATCGAGATCGTTACCGGTGTCGGATTCGGCATCGTTCACGCGGCACTCCTTGCAGGCGGTCTCGTCGCCGTTGGAACTTTAATGAAAACGGGCATGATCGGCGCGCCTGTTGCAGCGCTCGGAATGCTTATCATTCTTGGTGCGATGGAGCCTTTTTCGGCATTGCGGCGTGGTGCTATGGAGCTCGGGCGCACGATACTCGCCGCCAAGCGCGTTGCGCCCCAACTGAAGGACAGTGCCGAGCTGACGCCGCTGCAAAGACCGGAGAATGGCGCCGCAATCCAACTGAAAAACGTGTCCGTTCGCCACGATGGCGCCGATCACGATGCCTTGAAAAACATCGACCTCGATATTGCAGCGGGCGAGAGAGTTGCCGTCGTCGGAACCAGCGGCGCTGGCAAGTCGACCCTGTTCAATCTGCTTGCCGGAGAAATTCCGGCAGACGAAGGCAGTGTGGCTGTTCTGCCAGCACGTCTTCTCACGCAGCGAACAGAGCTTTTTCAGGACAGTCTTCGCGACAATCTCCGGCTGGCGCATATTGATGCAAAAGATCAGGAACTGATGGATGCATTGCAAGCAGCAGGCCTAGGCTCGTTTATTGGCGAATTGCCTGCCGGACTGGGTTCAATGTTGGGCGAGGGTGGTCTGGGGCTGTCGGGCGGACAGGCACGCCGTCTGGCCCTTGCACGCCTTTTCCTGACCGATGTTCCGCTCTGGCTGCTGGATGAACCGACCGAGGGTCTGGATGCCGCGACGGCGCAGGATGTTCTTGAACGTCTCAAGGTCAAGACGGGTTCACGCACATTGCTGATCGCCACGCATATCCGCCGTGAAGCGCAAATTTGCGAACGGATCATTGTTTTAAATCAGGGCGCTCTAGTTGAGTCCATAGACAGGAGTTCGCCGCGCTTTGGCGAAATCCTCGAGACCATGAGGTGA
- a CDS encoding monovalent cation/H+ antiporter subunit A, producing MTMDGRMLFLLVLLPFLGSAITGLFRGADRSGSAWFTAAIALVAFIVTASLYPIVSDGKVLRGTVEWLPAYGLNVTFRMDGFAWLFAMLITGIGLLVVIYARYYMSPEDPVPRFFSFLLSFMGSMLGVVLSGNLILLAVFWELTSIFSFLLIGYWYHNASARDGARMALTVTGIGGFCLLAGVLILGHIVGSYDLDKVLAAGNIVRTHPLYSVALILILLGAFTKSAQFPFHFWLPNAMAAPTPVSAYLHSATMVKAGVFLLARLWPVLSGTEEWFWIVGSAGLITLLIASFFAVFQQDLKGLLAYSTISNLGLITVLLSLGSPLAAVAAIFHMVNHAIFKASLFMAAGIIDHETGTRDMRKLSGLLRPMPYTATLAMVASAAMAGVPLLNGFISKEMFFAEAVETHMASWLDTITPYVATIAGIFTVAYSVRFIYSTFFGPPPHDLPHEPHEPPHWMRRPIELLVLLCLLIGIIPGLSIGPFLHSAVQSVLGTATPEYSLSVWHGFNLPLMMSIVAMIGGILLHWMLKNYLATSEDGPPFFRHLQGQRIFERVLVTLSWNWARKAEAFLSTRRLQPQLRIVVAVAIFAAAWPILSSGLQAGSLGAQPVDPIFAGLWILGGACAIGAAYQAKYHRLAALILLGGAGLITCITFVWLSAPDLAVTQLLVEIVTTVLLLLGLRWLPKRWEDPDPIPVQIGPRIRRYRDLLLAIGSGAGVAVIAYAVMTRISPSSIGDYFLENAYSGGGGKNVVNVILVDFRAFDTFGEIAVLGIVGLTVFALLRRFRPASDTTGSTAQQKIQDAYDEAAPDRKAGETLADYLAVPSVIMQWLFPVIIVLAVHLFLRGHDLPGGGFAAGITLAIAFLLQYLASGARVVEDRLRILPLRWIGLGLLFAAATGAGSWFFGYPFLTTFFQYTEIPFIGKMPTASALLFDLGVFTLVVGATVLVLIALAHQSLRKHRVEKLAATKEEN from the coding sequence ATGACGATGGACGGCAGAATGCTTTTCCTGCTTGTCCTTCTACCCTTTCTCGGCAGCGCCATAACCGGATTATTCAGGGGGGCGGATCGTAGTGGTTCGGCCTGGTTTACGGCAGCGATTGCGCTCGTTGCCTTTATCGTTACCGCCAGCCTTTATCCCATCGTATCAGACGGCAAGGTGCTTCGCGGCACCGTAGAATGGCTTCCAGCCTACGGCCTCAATGTCACCTTTCGCATGGACGGCTTTGCCTGGCTTTTCGCGATGCTCATCACGGGCATCGGCCTGCTGGTCGTCATTTATGCGCGTTATTACATGTCGCCCGAAGATCCCGTCCCGAGGTTCTTCTCGTTCCTTCTGTCCTTCATGGGATCGATGCTCGGCGTGGTTCTGTCAGGCAATCTGATATTGCTCGCCGTGTTCTGGGAACTGACCAGCATCTTCTCGTTCCTGTTGATCGGGTATTGGTATCATAATGCCAGTGCCCGCGATGGCGCGCGCATGGCGTTGACGGTGACCGGCATAGGTGGGTTCTGTCTGCTGGCAGGCGTTCTGATCCTCGGCCATATCGTCGGAAGCTACGATCTCGACAAGGTTCTGGCGGCGGGCAACATCGTTCGAACACATCCGCTTTACAGCGTGGCGCTCATTCTGATCCTGCTCGGTGCTTTCACGAAGAGTGCGCAGTTTCCGTTCCATTTCTGGCTTCCGAATGCCATGGCAGCACCGACGCCGGTATCGGCCTACCTGCATTCGGCAACCATGGTTAAAGCAGGCGTCTTCCTGTTGGCCCGTCTGTGGCCGGTTCTCAGCGGTACCGAAGAGTGGTTCTGGATCGTCGGTTCGGCCGGTCTGATAACGCTCCTGATCGCCAGCTTCTTTGCTGTTTTCCAGCAGGACCTCAAAGGACTGCTCGCCTATTCGACGATCAGCAACCTTGGCCTGATTACCGTTCTGCTTAGCCTTGGTAGTCCGCTTGCTGCCGTTGCCGCGATCTTCCACATGGTCAACCATGCGATTTTCAAGGCATCGCTGTTCATGGCTGCGGGTATCATCGACCACGAGACCGGCACACGTGACATGCGCAAGCTGAGCGGCCTGTTGCGTCCCATGCCCTATACGGCAACGCTTGCCATGGTGGCGAGTGCGGCCATGGCGGGCGTGCCGTTGCTCAACGGCTTCATTTCCAAGGAAATGTTCTTTGCCGAAGCGGTAGAAACGCATATGGCGTCGTGGCTCGATACAATCACACCTTACGTGGCCACGATTGCCGGTATCTTCACGGTCGCCTATTCGGTGCGCTTCATCTATTCGACATTTTTCGGGCCTCCGCCGCATGACCTGCCGCATGAGCCGCACGAGCCGCCGCACTGGATGCGCCGTCCTATCGAGCTTCTGGTTCTGCTTTGCCTGTTGATCGGTATTATTCCGGGTCTCTCCATCGGGCCGTTCCTGCATTCGGCTGTTCAGTCGGTGCTGGGCACAGCCACGCCTGAATATAGTCTCTCGGTCTGGCACGGCTTCAACCTGCCGCTGATGATGAGTATCGTTGCCATGATCGGCGGCATTCTTCTGCACTGGATGCTGAAGAACTATCTTGCAACCAGTGAAGATGGCCCGCCATTCTTCCGGCACTTGCAGGGACAGCGCATTTTCGAGCGTGTTCTGGTGACGTTGTCATGGAACTGGGCGCGTAAGGCAGAAGCCTTTCTCAGTACCCGTCGCCTGCAACCACAGCTTCGTATCGTCGTTGCGGTGGCCATCTTTGCCGCTGCGTGGCCGATTTTATCATCGGGGCTGCAGGCGGGCTCGCTCGGCGCACAGCCGGTCGATCCCATTTTTGCGGGACTTTGGATCCTTGGTGGGGCCTGTGCCATCGGTGCGGCCTATCAGGCCAAGTATCACCGACTGGCGGCACTGATCCTTCTCGGCGGTGCGGGGCTTATCACCTGCATCACCTTCGTCTGGCTGTCCGCGCCCGACCTCGCCGTGACGCAGTTGCTGGTCGAGATCGTCACCACCGTTCTGCTGCTTCTCGGGCTTCGCTGGCTGCCCAAGCGCTGGGAAGATCCCGATCCGATTCCGGTGCAAATCGGCCCACGTATCCGCCGCTACCGCGACTTGCTGCTCGCAATCGGCAGTGGGGCAGGGGTGGCCGTCATTGCCTATGCCGTGATGACGCGCATATCGCCCAGCAGCATCGGCGACTATTTCCTCGAAAACGCCTATTCGGGCGGCGGCGGCAAGAATGTCGTGAACGTCATTCTGGTCGATTTCCGCGCTTTCGATACTTTTGGCGAAATCGCCGTTCTCGGCATTGTGGGTCTGACGGTCTTCGCGCTCCTGCGTCGTTTCCGTCCTGCATCCGATACGACGGGTTCGACCGCACAGCAGAAGATTCAGGATGCCTATGACGAGGCCGCACCTGATCGCAAGGCGGGCGAAACACTGGCCGATTATCTGGCCGTACCCTCGGTCATCATGCAATGGCTTTTCCCGGTCATCATCGTGCTGGCAGTGCATTTGTTCCTGCGCGGTCATGATCTGCCGGGCGGCGGGTTCGCGGCAGGTATCACGCTCGCAATTGCATTCCTGCTGCAATATCTGGCGTCGGGCGCGCGCGTGGTCGAAGACCGCTTGCGTATTCTGCCATTGCGCTGGATCGGACTCGGACTGCTGTTTGCAGCCGCGACGGGGGCGGGTTCGTGGTTCTTCGGCTATCCGTTTCTCACCACCTTTTTCCAGTATACGGAAATACCGTTTATCGGGAAAATGCCGACGGCAAGTGCACTGTTGTTCGATCTCGGCGTCTTCACCCTCGTGGTCGGCGCTACCGTGCTGGTGTTGATCGCTCTGGCGCACCAATCGCTCCGTAAACACCGTGTTGAGAAGCTCGCCGCAACGAAGGAGGAGAACTGA
- a CDS encoding GbsR/MarR family transcriptional regulator has product MELSPIVQSFVLHFGEMGSRWGINRTVGQIYALLYISPEPLCADQIVDALGVSRSNVSMGIRELQGWNLVLLKHIPGDRRDFFTTPDDVWQILRTLAEERKKREIDPTLTVLREILMEQPEGDSDLYAQDRMKDMYGLIERLTNWYDDVKRLDTDRLTSLLALGAKVTRFLETTDRIVALGRGRASAKKEPKRE; this is encoded by the coding sequence TTGGAATTGTCGCCAATCGTTCAGTCGTTCGTACTCCACTTCGGAGAAATGGGCAGCCGTTGGGGCATCAACCGCACCGTGGGGCAGATATATGCGCTGCTTTATATATCGCCTGAGCCTCTATGCGCCGACCAGATCGTCGATGCTCTCGGTGTGTCGCGTTCGAACGTGTCCATGGGTATTCGCGAGTTGCAGGGCTGGAATCTGGTACTGCTGAAGCACATTCCCGGTGATCGTCGCGATTTCTTCACGACGCCCGACGATGTGTGGCAGATTCTGCGTACGCTCGCTGAAGAACGCAAGAAGCGCGAGATTGATCCCACGCTTACCGTTCTGCGTGAAATCCTGATGGAACAGCCGGAAGGCGATAGCGATCTTTATGCGCAGGATCGCATGAAGGACATGTACGGCCTGATCGAAAGGCTGACCAACTGGTACGACGACGTCAAGCGGCTCGATACCGACCGTTTGACCAGTCTTCTGGCGCTTGGCGCCAAGGTGACCCGCTTCCTTGAAACCACGGACAGGATCGTGGCGCTTGGGCGTGGGCGAGCATCGGCCAAAAAGGAGCCTAAGCGAGAGTGA